TCAAGCTGCCTGTCCTTAAATGttattcttgtttttgtttgcgaAACAAAGTAAACGGGAAATGCCCaaacacacaaaaacacaaaaagcGAGTGGGTACAAGAAAACCGGAAGGATCCTTCGCTGGCAGGGCGATAACAATGTATCACAAAACAATAACTTCAATTAGTATCTATCTGTGTGGCACGGAACCTCGGGCTCAACACCCCCATCGTAATTTCCTTTTTCCCGCCCAAGCAAAAGTTTTCCTACTAGCCTTGATTATGTTAACACAAGCAAAACTGATTAAAACAGGTCCTGATTAGCCGTCGCCATTTTTGAAATTATGAACCAGGAACTTGGACAGTATCGGCCATCAAATTTATGGGGCAAGTCGAACTGGATAAATCATCGGGGTCCCAGTGGAAACATTCCCCCGTTGAACCAATAATGAAAACAAATGTCTGGCATATGACACTAAATGCAATAATGTTGATCCCGAGCCAGATCCTTGGTGGcgcaatttaatttattgacaTTCGAAGCTTTGACATTTTATTGCTCCCCAGGCCAAGTTACACCCATTGTCCGCTTTCCCAATTTCCGCACTCCCCATTTTCCCTCCGGGTTTTCCCCGTCTTTTGGCCCTCTGTCACTTAATTTGCCAAGCTGCTCGACGCCTGGTTTAATTGTTTATTTGCGCCTTTTATTGACAGGCGGTATTTTATTTGGATTCTTAGTATACTCAAAAATTATTCGAGCtgtattttagaaaatttggAAACACGTTTTGTTTATTCTATTAATCACAAAAGGATATCTActccaaaataattttttttttaaataaagtaaattaacTACGtacaaaattattatttttttttaaattctaaaaCAAAAGTCGGCATtgactaaaattaaataaattccttACTACTGctctttataaaaaaataattttaaccCTTTAAAGTAATCCCCTCCCGAAAAAAAACCCTTATGCCAACTATTTTTCCTATCCTCGAAACATGCCAAGTAGTCCCTTTCCAGTATagccttctttcttttttttcgtgGGGCAAAAACCACGTCTAGTCTTTTTAGACGAATtacataatataatataatataaaaaattataatcctTATTAACACTTTGGCCGGATGGAAAGAATTCAAAGTGCACCACACCACTAAAATCGAAAAGCAATATATTCATCCTAAATtcacttattttattttctaaaatttatGGCGAATACTTTTTTGAGTGTGTCATCGATTGTCTGTAGCTTTTAACAAATGAGTTTTTCGGTGAACAAATGGCTTTGATTTCCTGTCTTCGAAAAGTTGTTATCTTTTGCTGGAAAATTATGTCATTGGAATTCGGCGAGCAACGACTAAATCACATCCTGCGGACAATATCCAATGGCCTGTTGCACGAAGTCAACCACACCCAAGTTTTTCTATTTGTTTTCACAAAAAAAGAGCTAagtttttcttgatttttctATTGCCATTGGCCATAAAACCCAAGACACGCCAAAGGCAGTGAGGAAAAACAGAAGGACATAAATTCCAGGTCTAATGTCCAACATCCCCATCGGCATTGACACATAGGATGCGTGTATGCAGGCAAGGGCATTTCGACATTGGAAAGCAGGACTTTGGACTTGGGACTTTGGACTTGGATCCCTAGACCCACATATGCGAAATCTGATGAAACTTTGTGTTTATTGTGCCTGGCTGCTGGGTAGCAAAAGAAAAGCAGAGCTCAAAAAATGTTGGCCAAACTTGTGAGCAGGAGCAGAAGCAGGGCTGCCTGATGTCCTTGTCCTACGGATTGTCACTCGGGCGGTTAtccagatacagatactcgTACAAGATATACTGCCAAATCGATGATAGAAGCGGAATGGACTCGAGAAAACAAAGCACATATCAGCTGGCTCGGTTTGGACAGCTGGAGAAAACACCATAGAAAAAAATGAGAACCCAAATGAATTGCCATCGCTTTGGTCGCTCAGGTAAATCAATGTCCTTTTGGCCACAAGAATGCCGCAAACTTTTTGCCCGGCACGCCTGCTCCGCTAAGTAATTGAacttttatcaaaaaaaatgCACGCAGCCAAGCAGATGGACAGGGCGGGGGAAAATCAAAGGAAAAGTGTAGGGAAAATCTGGGGAAACCGGAGGTAGTTCTGCCAACTATGGCCCAACAAGCGCCGAGAGCAACCGCAACAAGAAAAGCACATTATGCTTGCTGTTGACAAAGGCCACTTGCCAATCTGGATGAGCAGAAATTGGCGAATAACTACTGAAACGTGAACGCCGACCGATGAGCGATGGTGGCTGGGAAattgggaaatgggaaatggaaaagcTCAGCTAATCCCGGGACTCCTAAgccttttttttggtttttatacGAATCTACTGAGACTGAaactaaaatttatatatgtgtatctgccaattaaaatgtttattttttgaatgAGGAAAATATTCTATTAATTATggcaataaattatttgttgattataataataataaattaagattaagattgtatattttttaaagcacgaaaaatattttatttctggAGGGAATAAATTATCAGCggattaaaatgtatattcctccaaatgtttaatttattcTTGTATTCCTTCTAtgtgatatatatatttttttaaacggAATGTATAATGATTCTAGTGGCAATAAATTATTGGTTgatttaaattacatttttttggagtacgaaaaatattatattcctGGCAATAAATTATCTGTTGATTAAAATGTCTATTCCTCCAAatgttaaatataattctgTATTTCTTCATTGtgaatatattaaataaaatgcttTACATATGcgatttgttaatattatgtgTTCATATTGAGTCATTTAAATAATTCCTAACCTATGAATACTAGTATCTCTTCTACAAGGACGTTCATTAATGGCACATCCATGTTACTCAACAACTCCATGTTCTCTTCACTGCACTCATCACAATTCTGTTTGATTTAAATTCTTAACTGTCACGTTGGCACTTTCCCATTTCGTGTAAAAGTTGTattgtataaattccaaaaggGCGCCCTTCCAGAGGGGGAAAAACCATGCCAGTCATCAAGTTGCAGTCCTCCGATGGCGAAATTTTCGACACCGATTCCGAGACTGCGAAATGTTCGAGCACCATTAAAACCCTGCTGGAGGATTGTGCACTGGAGGCGGAGAATGACCCACTTATTCCGCTGCCCAATGTGAATTCGACGATTCTGAAAAAGGTTCTCATTTGGGCCAAGCACCATAAGGGCGATAATGAGGAGGAAGCTGAGGGGGAGGCGTCCCGGCCAATGGTGGATATCAGTGCCTGGGATGCCGAGTTCCTGGCCATGGATCAGGGCACTCTCTTCGAGCTCATCCTGGCGGCCAACTACTTGGATATCAGGAATCTCCTTAATGCCGCCTGCATGACGGTGGCCAATATGATAAAGGGCCACACGGCGGAGGAGATTCGCCAGACCTTTCACATTGCCAACGATTTTTCGCCCTCGGAAGAGGATTTACGGCCCGCGGGGACCGAAGTTCCGGAGGAGGATGAGATAACCGAGTATGGCGATTTATAAATTCGGAGTGACTggcttaataaatatttcgggGATAAGAATTACAACAGGAAGTGTTTTTTCTTACAGAAGGATTACTCCGAAGTGCCTTTTAGGAGCCTTCAATAGctgattatttatttatactaaGATAATGGTATTTTGTAGATAGCGTTTTCTCATAAAGAAGCTTTTTTGATTCAATCTTCCTATGgttttgttgataattttttGGCATATTTGCATATGCTAGGAATACCCTAATGTATTCTGAATAATCCAGAGTTTTCAAGtctttaaatattaatgtaaaatatttgttgcataatattaacaagttttttaaaactttattaattaaagtaaAAGTCTCCATAAGATTTGTTTCCCAATGCTAAATAAAATtcaagaatatattatataagcGCCTACTTATTCCTAGAATTTTGGTAGTTGAAGTTGACTATTTGATTGACACCTGAATGACCTTCAGATAAGTAATGCTATTTCCCTATCCACAACTGTACACATTTCGTTGCGAATCCATTTCCATCTCCGTTTCCACTTGCATTTGTGCCAAACCGTCTGGCCGAAAAACTTTCGATTGGAAAAGTTTGGCATGTGAATAATATGATGTGGGCAGAGGTCGGAAAACTTTGTCCAGGCGTTCACTCACCTGGTCAGCATGTTGGCTCGATTGACGGCCACCTCGGCCTCCACGCGGAATCTGTCCTGGGCATACCTATCGACCACGCCCTCGCCGAGATTCAGGGAGGTACCCGCCACGCAATTGGAGCCCATCAGGTGCTGCTGCTCGATGTACTGCAAAAACTTGGACACCAGATCGATCTTGCTGTCCCGGGCGTTGATCACATCGGCGGTTATCTGGCTGGACTCCATGTTCTCATCCGTCTCCTCCACGCCCTCCACATCGCCGATGACCAGCTGCTTGGTCTTGTCATCGATCTGCACATCCGGCGGATAGCCATCGTCCATGGTGACCTCGGAGGTGTCCAGCAGGCTGGATTCGGagtcggaatcggaatcggagcCATCAAAGCTAATCTGCTTGACCTCCATGCTGGCTACCTGGGAGCGGGCCTCCGCCTCGGGCTCCCTGCCTCCTCGCTGACCACCCTCATCCATCCACTCTGTGGTGCCGAGGCTTTCGTTGGTCTGGGGTTTGCCAAATGGCTgaacctcctcctcctcctcttgcTCCTCCTCCAGGGCATTACTTTCGTAATCCGATTCCGAGGAGGAGTCACTGCGCATCCTACCCCCTCGCGACCAAGTGCCATTCACTGGGAGAAGGCGGGTTCTGGCCATTTTGGGTTTTGTGGTGGTTGATACAGtcagctcctcctcctcctcctcttcctcctcctcctcctcttcctccCCTAGAGGTTCATCCTCCTGCTCCCTCTCGTAATTGGCCTCATCACGCACAAATTGGCGCGCCTGCTTGACAACGATATCCGGATCACCTGTTGGGGCCACCGTGGCGAATGAACTCTCCAGCTCAATCTCATCCGCCAGCTGCATGACCTCGCTGAGTGCCGTATCCTCGGTGTCCTCGGTGGCAGGACGACCCTGCAGATGCTCGGCCTCGGCCAGACTGCGATGGTTCTTGGCGGGATGGAGGAGGCCCAGACTTTTGTCCACACTCTTGCGAATGCTCTCGTTGATTTTCTTCTTGTGCAATTTGCGGATTTTATGCGTGACGGGAGCCGGGGAGGTGCCACCCGCTCCGGGCAACTGAGTGGGCGGTGGGACCAGGAGGAGCCGGGTGGTGGGTATACCACCGCTACCACCACTCCCACCACTGCTGTTCGAGTGGAGGAAATGCGAACGAGAGCGCCCGTGGCGAATGTTGAAGCTGTCGCCCGTCATCAGGGCATCCGCTTCCGCCTTGATGCGGTTCCGCGATGGAATGGATGGGGTTAGGGATGGGGATCCAGTTGCAGTTCCCGATCCCGCTGCTCCGGCTGTCTGTCCCATGGATTCCAACTGCGCCTGACCTTGCATCACCCACAAGCCCATCACAAACAGCAGCTGCACAGCCTGcggcatccac
This genomic interval from Drosophila subpulchrella strain 33 F10 #4 breed RU33 unplaced genomic scaffold, RU_Dsub_v1.1 Primary Assembly Seq12, whole genome shotgun sequence contains the following:
- the LOC119558632 gene encoding S-phase kinase-associated protein 1-like, giving the protein MPVIKLQSSDGEIFDTDSETAKCSSTIKTLLEDCALEAENDPLIPLPNVNSTILKKVLIWAKHHKGDNEEEAEGEASRPMVDISAWDAEFLAMDQGTLFELILAANYLDIRNLLNAACMTVANMIKGHTAEEIRQTFHIANDFSPSEEDLRPAGTEVPEEDEITEYGDL